DNA sequence from the bacterium genome:
GAAGGCAGAGTATAACGGAGTTCAAGTTGACTATCCGCTGACGAGCCGGTCTTGATGGCGATATCATTGGCCGGGGAAGTCCGCACCCCTGCCGACGCCAGCACATGGGCCAGGCACAACACGGCAATCGACCCAACGGCGAATGAATTTCTCATAGATCAATATTACTTTCATCGGAAGATTCTCGCGGCCACGCTACAATACCGGTGTGGCTTGCATCGAAACCTCATGAACGGCACTCCTCCATGTTGAAGCTTTTGCCGATCCTGCTCGCGCTAGGGCTCGTCGGCCGCGCGCAGGATCGTCCAGCCTCGGATTTCGTTAACCAGTACTTGCCGGAGTGGCTGCGCTTCAGCGGCGAGGCTCGTCTGCGCTATGAAGGCTTCACCGGCAGCGGCTTCCGGCACAATTCCGACGACGATCATGGACTCACGAGGATGCGGCTGAACCTGACGATCCGGCCATCGCGGCGGTTGGTTTTCGTGATGCAGGCGCAGGACGCGCGCGTGTTCCTGACAGGCATTCAGCCAGTGCCGACGAACTATCAGGACAAGCTGGACCTGCGTGTCGGGTACGTCGAGATCGGCGCGGAGAAAGACCTGCTGGCCATCCGCGCCGGCAGACAGGAGCTGGATTTCGGCGAGCAACGCATGCTCGGCTACAACGGCTGGCGCAACACCGCCCAAAGTTTCGACGCAGTGCGAGTGATTGTGCGGCATGCCGGCGTGCGCTTCGACATTTTCGCCTCAGCACCAGTTTTAATTCAGGACCGATTCAACCGCATCGTGCCCGGCAACAACGTCCACGGGATTTATGGCTCGATTCCGGACCGGCGTCGCAAATTCACGGTCGAGCCGTAT
Encoded proteins:
- a CDS encoding alginate export family protein, whose product is MLKLLPILLALGLVGRAQDRPASDFVNQYLPEWLRFSGEARLRYEGFTGSGFRHNSDDDHGLTRMRLNLTIRPSRRLVFVMQAQDARVFLTGIQPVPTNYQDKLDLRVGYVEIGAEKDLLAIRAGRQELDFGEQRMLGYNGWRNTAQSFDAVRVIVRHAGVRFDIFASAPVLIQDRFNRIVPGNNVHGIYGSIPDRRRKFTVEPYALWRLSPSWRVEAGGFGRLDVKYPGAHVFGKAGAFDYDSEMAAEIGHSGTDRIRAWAGHWRAGYNGHAG